CTCGCCGTCGCCAGCTCGTCGAAGGCGACCAGGGAGCCTCTGGGATAGAAGATACCACCCGGACCCACGGCGCCTGGCGAGCGTGCCAGGAGGTAGGTCGCTGACGGCGAGGACGTGCCGAAGTCGTGGGCTAGGTGGGTCTGCCAACCGTACGGCACCGCCGACCAAGGCTCGATGGCACAACGCTCCGGCGAGAGGCAGCCCGCAAAGAAAGCGCCGCGGGCAACCGACCAATCGCCCTCGGTCCAAGCACGAAACAGCTCGTCATCGCCAGCGCAAGCCGCGCGCAACTGGCGGCGATAGTCTTCCGAGTCCAGATGGGGATTGTCGAGGTAAGTGCTCGGAGCATGGACGCAGCGGCCGCCAGCCAGCGTGTCGAATGGCGACCAGGCTTGAGCGGGGAGGACATACCGGGATGCCACCCAGTGGTGACCTGCGCCGCCGGGGTTGCCCGCATAGACGGTACGGAGCGGCATATCTTTGGGCCCGCGAAGGTTCGACCTCAGCATGTCCACGACGAAGGGGTCACCCCATTGGGTGAGCTCATCGACCATGATGAGCGTGAAGCTCCGTCCCTGGATCTTGTCGTAGGCTCCGGGGGTATCGACCTGGGCGAGTTCAACGTACCCATAGGGCAGCCTGAACACGTGCTCGGTGGCATTGTAGGAAGCCGCCGACCCGTAGGCCGTGGAAAACAACTGGCGCAGCACCAGCTCGAAATCGGCGAGGCCCTTGTACGTTCTGCGCACGTAGAGAACCCGCGCCCGCTCGCGGTGCTGTTCGATGT
The nucleotide sequence above comes from Caulobacter sp. NIBR1757. Encoded proteins:
- a CDS encoding phage terminase large subunit; translation: MSEVLEPTPYQSKVLSVPENIDLFLGGGRGGGKSHCKALLILRHIEQHRERARVLYVRRTYKGLADFELVLRQLFSTAYGSAASYNATEHVFRLPYGYVELAQVDTPGAYDKIQGRSFTLIMVDELTQWGDPFVVDMLRSNLRGPKDMPLRTVYAGNPGGAGHHWVASRYVLPAQAWSPFDTLAGGRCVHAPSTYLDNPHLDSEDYRRQLRAACAGDDELFRAWTEGDWSVARGAFFAGCLSPERCAIEPWSAVPYGWQTHLAHDFGTSSPSATYLLARSPGAVGPGGIFYPRGSLVAFDELATARPNRPTEGLGWTVPRLADGIKEMCARWSVRPAGAADDSIFARARGHAAATIADEFSRSGVHLTPAGKGARKAGWQRMRTLLSQAGKPDLPGLYLSRACRYAWDTLPTLPRDPRDPEDLDSDAPDHAADALRYGVIWSRPGMNQRDF